The following proteins are encoded in a genomic region of Dyadobacter sp. UC 10:
- a CDS encoding carboxypeptidase-like regulatory domain-containing protein has protein sequence MKLKQLFWSALLLAGCTTTDPDVVPGEEQGWPDQPELPVIGGHETFSIEGNEYEVNVMGDMQPRSPKFPSLQVKKGFLRGYVADLAGKPIKGAYIGARVTLVGGSYSGASAESDENGYYEINLPYGAVHYYATGYTIDYGTSRAVVGLTPADDNTSGFASETGMVKNFVQQSFGVGDKDEVLQQPGNPSNYYGGAISIDYQVDWDNNVPNYLPPDGEIEIDLIPEGKGYYGETKSFKVYKKIGYSRAMILNIPIGKYTIKAKLRGGEELQMKVVGPYANAYPKFGLKPAKAIGSASVLFTPSFQVTPGMVPAHRGNWQAVDIQLERVE, from the coding sequence ATGAAATTGAAGCAATTATTTTGGTCAGCGCTGTTATTGGCAGGCTGCACCACTACCGACCCGGACGTGGTGCCGGGCGAGGAGCAAGGCTGGCCCGATCAGCCGGAACTGCCGGTAATCGGCGGGCATGAAACTTTCTCTATCGAAGGCAACGAATACGAGGTAAATGTAATGGGTGATATGCAGCCGCGATCTCCCAAATTCCCCTCGCTGCAAGTGAAGAAAGGATTTCTGCGCGGTTATGTGGCCGACCTGGCCGGTAAGCCGATCAAGGGTGCGTATATAGGTGCACGTGTAACACTTGTAGGTGGATCCTATTCAGGGGCTTCTGCGGAATCGGATGAAAACGGGTACTATGAAATTAATCTGCCCTACGGAGCGGTGCATTATTATGCGACGGGTTATACCATTGACTACGGCACCAGCAGAGCGGTGGTGGGACTTACCCCGGCCGATGACAATACTTCCGGGTTTGCTTCCGAAACCGGGATGGTGAAGAACTTTGTGCAGCAGTCATTCGGGGTGGGGGATAAGGACGAAGTTTTACAGCAGCCCGGTAACCCTTCCAATTATTATGGCGGCGCGATTAGTATTGATTATCAGGTGGATTGGGATAACAATGTACCTAATTACCTCCCACCCGACGGTGAGATAGAAATTGACCTGATCCCGGAAGGAAAAGGGTATTACGGAGAGACAAAATCATTTAAAGTTTACAAAAAGATCGGCTATTCGAGAGCGATGATTTTAAATATACCCATTGGGAAATACACGATAAAAGCGAAGCTGCGCGGTGGGGAAGAGCTTCAAATGAAAGTCGTTGGTCCCTACGCAAATGCATACCCGAAGTTTGGGCTCAAACCTGCAAAGGCAATCGGATCAGCGAGCGTATTGTTTACGCCATCCTTCCAGGTAACTCCGGGAATGGTTCCGGCGCACCGCGGAAACTGGCAGGCAGTCGACATACAGCTTGAAAGGGTGGAGTAG
- a CDS encoding glycosyltransferase family 2 protein, whose translation MFSIKSLFSKLFTSNGGQRIADDSHYLSLCCIVKDENDYLAEWLDYHRKIGVTHFFIYDNGSKKPIAETIDSLGLADIVTVTEIPGRNKHVKAYQHCLDHFGNSSRWIGFIDTDEFIVPKTGDADFTRQLKGYEPYGGLGLSWLIFGSNGHKTRPLGGQLESFTKRSDIDFLANKHIKSVVQPRYVQSAFKSHCFKYKPGYFCVNEHLIKIEDSFAEPSIDTVQLNHYYCRSLEEYQEKIKRGISDTKRERKLDEFYYHDGESNRVEDRTILEVLARAKTS comes from the coding sequence ATGTTTTCCATCAAGTCCCTTTTTTCGAAACTTTTTACTTCAAACGGAGGCCAGCGCATTGCGGATGATTCGCATTATTTATCGCTTTGCTGCATTGTCAAAGACGAAAACGATTACCTGGCGGAGTGGCTGGACTATCACCGGAAAATCGGAGTGACGCATTTTTTTATTTACGACAACGGGAGCAAAAAGCCTATTGCAGAAACGATCGATTCACTGGGATTGGCTGATATTGTTACAGTTACAGAAATTCCAGGGAGGAACAAGCACGTGAAAGCTTATCAGCATTGTCTGGATCATTTCGGCAACAGTTCGCGGTGGATAGGCTTTATCGATACCGACGAATTTATTGTCCCGAAAACAGGCGATGCTGATTTTACCCGGCAATTGAAAGGTTATGAGCCTTACGGAGGGCTCGGTCTGAGCTGGCTGATCTTTGGCTCTAACGGGCATAAAACCAGGCCTTTGGGAGGCCAGCTTGAAAGTTTTACAAAACGCTCGGATATTGATTTTCTAGCCAATAAACACATCAAAAGCGTCGTGCAGCCCAGGTATGTGCAGTCGGCGTTCAAGTCGCATTGTTTCAAATACAAGCCTGGTTATTTCTGTGTCAATGAGCATTTAATCAAAATCGAAGATTCTTTTGCGGAGCCGAGCATTGATACCGTTCAGCTTAACCACTACTATTGCCGCTCACTGGAAGAATATCAGGAAAAGATCAAAAGGGGCATCAGCGACACGAAACGCGAACGGAAACTCGACGAATTTTACTATCACGATGGGGAGTCGAACCGCGTGGAAGACAGAACGATACTGGAAGTTCTGGCCAGGGCCAAAACTTCATAG
- a CDS encoding AI-2E family transporter, with protein MIRLSDYSRNVNVAASLLSLVLIIALLYVLQGVLVPLMFSILLAISLFPITRFFEKYKVNRATASILSVIIAIIVIGFLVWFIVHQVIVIGANGSDMQVRFMHILETIQKWVTMRFGVEEGEITKQITAFSNRVVSNAGVIISTAFGSVGGILASVIIVPLFTFFLLYYRDFFREFFFHAFASASKEVVSQVLDKIYYVVQSYLVGLVTVMGIVAILNTVGLLVMGIPYAWFFGILASLLMLLPYIGIAIGSVLPALFALATKDSAWYAVGVVAWFQVVQFLEGNFLTPNIVGGKVSINPLMALVGLLLGGMLFGLAGLILALPITAVLKVVFDAVPSMKAFGFLIGEPEQYHLKRFSGKIIMKRWKIPAKDA; from the coding sequence ATGATAAGACTTTCTGATTACAGCCGAAACGTCAATGTGGCGGCATCTTTGCTAAGCCTCGTATTGATCATTGCCCTGCTCTACGTGCTGCAAGGCGTACTGGTACCCCTGATGTTCTCGATCCTGCTGGCCATTTCGCTCTTCCCTATCACCCGCTTTTTTGAAAAATACAAAGTCAACCGGGCTACCGCTTCAATATTATCCGTCATTATCGCCATTATAGTCATCGGGTTTCTGGTCTGGTTCATCGTGCATCAGGTGATCGTGATCGGTGCCAATGGCAGCGACATGCAGGTCCGATTCATGCATATTCTGGAAACCATTCAAAAGTGGGTAACCATGCGCTTTGGTGTGGAAGAAGGGGAAATTACGAAGCAGATTACCGCATTTTCGAATCGGGTAGTCAGCAATGCGGGCGTGATCATCAGTACCGCATTCGGCTCCGTGGGTGGTATCCTGGCCAGCGTGATCATTGTACCATTATTTACCTTCTTCCTGCTTTACTACCGCGATTTCTTCCGTGAATTTTTCTTTCACGCATTCGCCTCTGCTTCCAAGGAGGTAGTGAGCCAGGTGCTCGACAAGATCTACTATGTAGTTCAGAGCTACCTGGTAGGGTTAGTGACGGTAATGGGCATTGTCGCGATTCTCAATACGGTGGGATTACTCGTTATGGGCATACCCTACGCCTGGTTTTTTGGCATTCTGGCCTCCCTGCTGATGTTGCTCCCCTACATTGGGATTGCGATCGGGTCGGTACTTCCGGCGTTGTTTGCCCTGGCCACCAAGGATAGTGCCTGGTATGCAGTAGGCGTGGTGGCGTGGTTTCAAGTTGTACAGTTTCTGGAAGGCAACTTTCTCACGCCCAACATTGTGGGCGGCAAAGTGAGTATTAATCCACTCATGGCCCTTGTAGGATTACTGCTTGGCGGTATGCTGTTCGGTCTTGCCGGGCTGATCCTTGCGCTGCCTATCACCGCAGTTTTAAAGGTCGTGTTTGATGCGGTACCTTCTATGAAAGCATTCGGGTTCCTGATCGGAGAGCCCGAGCAGTACCACCTGAAACGTTTTTCCGGAAAGATCATCATGAAGCGGTGGAAAATTCCTGCAAAGGATGCCTGA
- a CDS encoding FAD:protein FMN transferase, whose amino-acid sequence MKKLLIAAILLGTLTAQAQVFRKRTTLLMGGRFDITIVANDSLAAENNIDTVIAEITRIENLISDWKPASQVSQVNAQAGIRPVKVDQEVFELTERALALSKLTNGAFDISFAAMDRIWRFDGSMTKMPSEAAIRKSVEKVGYRNIVLDRENLTIFLKKKGMKIGFGALGEGYATDKCRKMMLAKGIKAGIVNGSGDMSAWGKQPDGSDWVIGINDPAQSGELFAVVPLREGAVVTSGSYEKYVIFNGKRYSHIINPATGYPATGLTSVTIFGPGAEQANGFSTSIMVMGEKAGLEFLGRFPEFSCLLITDEGKVLTSGNFDISKYKTDQ is encoded by the coding sequence ATGAAAAAACTACTGATTGCAGCTATTCTTCTTGGGACGCTCACCGCCCAAGCACAGGTTTTCCGGAAAAGGACCACCCTGCTGATGGGCGGAAGGTTTGATATTACCATTGTAGCAAACGATTCCCTGGCTGCCGAAAACAACATTGACACGGTTATCGCGGAAATCACCAGAATTGAAAATCTGATCTCGGACTGGAAACCCGCTTCCCAGGTTTCTCAGGTAAATGCCCAGGCGGGTATCCGCCCGGTCAAAGTAGATCAGGAAGTTTTCGAGCTGACCGAACGCGCGCTCGCGCTTTCGAAACTGACCAATGGCGCTTTCGATATCAGTTTCGCGGCCATGGACAGGATATGGAGATTCGATGGTTCCATGACAAAAATGCCTTCCGAAGCGGCAATCAGGAAATCGGTGGAAAAGGTAGGGTACAGGAACATTGTACTCGACCGTGAGAACCTGACCATTTTCCTGAAAAAGAAAGGGATGAAAATAGGGTTTGGTGCACTCGGGGAGGGATATGCAACCGATAAATGCAGAAAGATGATGCTGGCAAAAGGCATCAAAGCCGGTATCGTGAATGGTTCCGGCGATATGAGCGCCTGGGGAAAGCAACCCGACGGCAGTGATTGGGTGATCGGGATCAACGACCCTGCGCAGTCGGGCGAGCTTTTTGCGGTGGTGCCCCTGCGTGAAGGTGCAGTGGTGACCTCGGGGAGCTATGAAAAATATGTGATTTTTAACGGCAAACGCTATTCGCACATTATCAACCCTGCAACCGGCTATCCCGCGACTGGCCTGACAAGCGTCACAATCTTCGGCCCCGGCGCCGAACAGGCGAATGGTTTCAGTACGTCGATCATGGTGATGGGAGAAAAAGCCGGTCTCGAATTCCTTGGCCGCTTTCCGGAATTCAGCTGCCTGCTGATCACCGACGAAGGTAAGGTGTTGACTTCGGGAAATTTCGATATTTCAAAATACAAAACAGATCAGTAG
- a CDS encoding PepSY domain-containing protein, producing the protein MTISIWRYSHLALAVSSFLLLALASVTGILLAFQPISEKLHAYRSEHFSEASLATTLPQLRKQYPGISELSVDANGFVQVKGSDKDGKKLLAYIDPMNGRILGVPEPESEFFEWVTALHRSLFLHEAGRFFVGLTAFLLLLITISGTMLIVQRQRGFKRFFTKIVRENFAQYYHVVLGRLSLVPIFIIALSGTYLSLARFGLIETPPISSDVNFDEIRAEPEKNAADFEIFKIIKLSEVQTIEFPFSEDPEDYYTLKLKDREVTVNQITGDVLTQVKYPAAAILTQLSLDLHTGRTNAIWAVVLAIASANILFFIYSGFAITFKRRAGRVKNRYTAAESEYIILVGSENGSTFGFANAIHKQLISGGKTAFVTELNNYTVFPKASHIMVMSATYGLGNPPTNASQFAKLLEKHPQPNPVRYSVIGFGSHGYPDFCKFAFETDHLLAKQKWAVPMLEIHTVNDKSPEEFGQWATTWSQHAGIPLTVSSGSLTVRNERPQSLAVVEKTQINNPGEAFLIRLRPRRRAGFTSGDLLAIYPASDHRERLYSIGKIGSDMQLSVKMHENGLGSEYLYSLNAGSVINARIVSNAHFHFPQNAAAVLMISNGTGIAPFLGMIDQQKPNADTYLYCGFRDQASFAIYKSAIDKNLADHKLRGLHIAYSREGGKQYVRDLLVRDEALVAEILEKEGVIMLCGSLSMQNNVIGLLEQICQSRLGKSVSYYQSRSQILMDCY; encoded by the coding sequence ATGACCATTTCTATATGGAGATACAGCCATTTAGCCCTGGCTGTATCTTCTTTTCTTTTACTGGCCCTCGCCTCTGTAACCGGTATCCTGCTGGCTTTTCAGCCGATTTCTGAAAAACTGCATGCCTATCGTTCCGAGCATTTCAGCGAAGCCAGTCTTGCTACCACACTCCCCCAACTCAGGAAGCAGTACCCAGGGATCAGCGAATTGTCTGTCGACGCGAACGGGTTTGTGCAGGTAAAAGGCAGCGACAAGGACGGCAAAAAACTGCTGGCCTACATTGATCCCATGAATGGCAGGATACTCGGGGTTCCCGAGCCTGAAAGTGAATTTTTTGAATGGGTCACAGCGTTGCACCGGTCACTTTTTTTGCACGAGGCAGGCCGCTTTTTCGTGGGCCTGACCGCATTTCTGCTTTTGCTGATCACGATTTCAGGTACTATGCTGATCGTGCAGCGGCAGCGCGGCTTCAAACGTTTTTTTACTAAAATTGTAAGAGAAAACTTTGCGCAATACTACCACGTGGTACTGGGCAGGCTCTCCCTGGTCCCGATCTTTATCATTGCTTTGAGCGGCACTTACCTGTCGCTGGCGCGTTTTGGCCTTATTGAAACACCACCGATTTCCTCAGACGTAAATTTTGACGAGATCCGCGCGGAGCCTGAGAAAAATGCAGCTGATTTTGAGATCTTTAAAATAATAAAACTTTCAGAAGTACAAACCATTGAATTTCCCTTTTCGGAAGATCCGGAGGACTATTACACACTGAAATTAAAAGACAGGGAAGTTACAGTAAATCAGATCACCGGCGACGTTCTGACCCAGGTCAAATACCCTGCCGCCGCCATACTGACCCAGCTCAGCCTCGACCTGCATACCGGTCGCACGAATGCGATCTGGGCAGTTGTACTGGCGATTGCTTCCGCCAATATCCTCTTTTTCATCTATTCCGGATTTGCGATCACGTTCAAGCGTCGCGCGGGGCGTGTAAAAAACAGGTACACCGCCGCTGAAAGCGAATATATTATCCTCGTAGGCTCGGAAAATGGCAGCACTTTCGGCTTTGCCAATGCAATCCACAAACAACTGATCAGCGGCGGAAAAACTGCTTTCGTGACCGAGCTCAACAATTATACTGTCTTTCCGAAAGCTTCCCATATCATGGTGATGTCGGCGACATACGGGCTGGGCAACCCTCCTACCAATGCGTCTCAGTTTGCCAAATTACTTGAAAAACATCCGCAGCCCAATCCGGTCCGTTACTCGGTGATAGGTTTCGGCTCGCACGGTTACCCCGATTTCTGCAAGTTCGCTTTTGAGACTGACCATCTGCTTGCAAAGCAAAAGTGGGCGGTGCCGATGCTGGAAATCCATACCGTGAATGATAAATCTCCCGAAGAGTTCGGGCAGTGGGCTACTACCTGGTCGCAGCACGCCGGGATTCCGCTCACGGTCAGCAGTGGGTCGCTCACTGTCAGGAATGAACGCCCGCAATCTTTGGCAGTTGTTGAAAAAACGCAGATTAATAACCCGGGAGAGGCATTTTTAATACGTCTCAGACCCAGGCGGCGGGCTGGCTTCACTTCCGGCGACCTCCTTGCCATTTACCCTGCCAGCGATCACCGCGAGCGGTTGTATTCGATCGGAAAAATCGGAAGCGATATGCAGCTGAGCGTGAAAATGCATGAGAATGGGCTTGGCTCTGAATACCTGTACAGTCTGAACGCCGGCAGTGTGATCAATGCACGCATTGTGAGCAATGCCCACTTTCATTTCCCCCAAAATGCTGCGGCTGTTTTGATGATCTCCAACGGAACAGGGATCGCTCCTTTTCTGGGAATGATCGATCAGCAAAAACCGAATGCAGATACTTACCTGTACTGCGGGTTTCGCGACCAGGCTTCTTTTGCGATTTATAAATCTGCAATCGATAAAAATCTGGCAGATCATAAGCTGCGCGGTCTGCATATTGCTTATTCGCGGGAGGGCGGGAAACAATATGTCAGGGATTTGCTTGTCAGAGATGAAGCCCTGGTGGCTGAGATATTGGAAAAAGAAGGGGTAATCATGCTTTGCGGCTCTTTGTCCATGCAAAATAATGTGATCGGGCTCCTCGAACAGATCTGCCAGAGCAGACTGGGCAAAAGTGTGAGCTACTATCAGTCCCGGAGCCAGATTTTAATGGACTGCTACTGA
- a CDS encoding DUF2271 domain-containing protein, translating into MSSLFRITLLFLALTLSRPAATFAQGTSKYKCMIQMTNYMGEGAYIVISLINTKGAYEKTLYVLGPDKKWYNSMKEWHKFQAKKPSNISAVTGASVTGGDRSVNVIEIETAKIDAGYKLRFESAVEDKAYHVKDLEIPLTKEALSAKSEGTGYIRYVRFSPN; encoded by the coding sequence ATGTCCAGCTTATTTAGAATAACCCTGCTGTTTCTGGCACTCACATTATCCCGGCCTGCGGCCACATTCGCGCAGGGAACGAGCAAATATAAATGCATGATCCAGATGACGAATTACATGGGCGAAGGCGCCTATATTGTGATTTCGCTGATCAATACCAAAGGTGCCTACGAGAAAACGCTTTACGTGCTCGGCCCGGACAAGAAATGGTACAACAGCATGAAAGAGTGGCACAAGTTTCAAGCTAAAAAACCTTCGAATATCAGTGCGGTCACAGGCGCATCGGTTACCGGCGGGGACCGAAGTGTCAATGTAATAGAGATTGAAACCGCTAAAATCGATGCAGGCTATAAATTGCGGTTCGAAAGCGCTGTGGAAGACAAAGCGTATCATGTAAAAGACCTGGAAATTCCGCTGACAAAGGAGGCGCTTTCCGCCAAGAGCGAAGGTACCGGCTATATCCGCTACGTTCGTTTCAGCCCTAATTAA
- a CDS encoding ankyrin repeat domain-containing protein, which produces MKKFIIAVCTLIAFGAQAQQNTLLEQSFWKSSPDVNAVKAEIEKGSNPSQFNNNMFDPVVMAINSGAPNATIEYLLTQPGNTVDKLTHDGRIYLHWAAMRGNVELMESLVAKGSKGNFVDGHGATPINFAAGSQQNTKVYDILIAAGADLKKDLNHDGANALLIGIANDKDFALTNYFISKGLDLKSTDAAGNNAFSYAARAGKIDVLKALLQKGVPASPNAFLMAAQGSRGGANTIDVYEYLESLKLKPTVIGKNGENALHSIVRKPKQEEIIKYFLSKGVDVNKADENGNTVFMNAAAANRDTAVLGMLLAKVKDINQGNAKGVSALAMAVRSNSPEVIGYLIAKGADINTTDKNGDNLGLYLAQSYDTRRADDFDPKLKVLQDKGFKVTAASKNGNTLYHNAVAKNDLALVKRLESLQIDVNAKNSEGITALHKAAMVSKDDAMLKYLISIGAKKDIVTNFQETAYDLAGENESLSKNNVTVNFLK; this is translated from the coding sequence ATGAAAAAATTTATCATTGCAGTTTGTACCCTGATTGCTTTCGGTGCGCAGGCACAGCAAAACACGCTTTTGGAACAATCGTTCTGGAAATCTTCCCCGGATGTGAATGCCGTAAAAGCGGAGATCGAAAAAGGCAGCAATCCTTCCCAATTCAACAACAATATGTTCGACCCCGTCGTGATGGCGATCAACTCCGGGGCTCCCAATGCAACCATAGAATACCTGCTTACCCAGCCAGGTAATACAGTTGACAAACTCACCCACGACGGCCGCATTTACCTGCACTGGGCTGCGATGCGCGGTAATGTGGAGCTCATGGAGTCGCTGGTAGCGAAGGGATCGAAAGGTAATTTTGTCGACGGCCACGGTGCTACGCCGATCAATTTTGCCGCCGGCAGTCAGCAGAATACCAAAGTGTACGATATCCTGATTGCGGCTGGCGCGGATCTGAAAAAAGACCTTAATCACGATGGCGCCAATGCATTGCTGATCGGGATTGCCAATGACAAAGATTTTGCGCTTACCAACTATTTCATTTCCAAAGGTCTTGACCTGAAAAGTACCGACGCGGCGGGCAACAATGCATTCAGTTATGCGGCCCGCGCGGGGAAAATTGATGTATTAAAAGCTTTGCTGCAAAAAGGCGTACCTGCCAGCCCGAATGCATTTCTGATGGCGGCGCAGGGAAGTCGCGGCGGCGCAAATACCATTGACGTGTACGAATACCTCGAAAGCCTGAAACTGAAACCGACGGTGATCGGTAAAAACGGTGAAAATGCGTTGCATTCGATCGTTCGCAAACCGAAGCAGGAGGAGATTATAAAGTACTTTCTGAGCAAGGGAGTTGACGTAAATAAGGCAGACGAGAACGGAAATACGGTTTTCATGAATGCCGCCGCCGCCAACCGCGACACTGCAGTACTCGGCATGCTGCTTGCAAAAGTGAAGGATATTAACCAGGGCAACGCAAAGGGCGTGAGTGCCCTGGCCATGGCAGTTCGCAGTAATTCACCGGAAGTAATCGGTTACCTCATCGCGAAAGGCGCCGATATTAATACAACAGATAAGAATGGCGACAACCTGGGTTTATATCTGGCACAATCCTACGATACACGCAGGGCTGATGATTTTGACCCCAAATTGAAAGTTCTCCAGGACAAAGGTTTCAAGGTTACTGCCGCTTCAAAAAATGGCAATACGCTCTATCACAATGCAGTAGCAAAAAATGACCTTGCACTCGTAAAACGGTTGGAAAGCTTACAGATCGATGTAAATGCGAAAAACAGCGAAGGTATCACTGCCCTGCACAAAGCTGCCATGGTATCCAAAGATGATGCAATGCTGAAATACCTGATTTCGATCGGTGCGAAAAAAGATATCGTGACCAACTTCCAGGAAACCGCTTACGACCTGGCCGGTGAAAACGAGTCGCTTTCCAAAAACAATGTTACAGTCAATTTCCTGAAATAA
- a CDS encoding alpha/beta fold hydrolase, with protein MKTQIIFKSLLLIALQLYGIASVHAQSSIEPVSTAGNRGEETFGHIKQIKAGLLDVGYVEAGPANGQPVLLIHGWPYDIYSYQEVSGILAAKGFRVLIPYLRGFGTTTFLSEETPRNGQQSALAVDMIAFMDALKVKGAIVGGFDWGARTADIMVALWPARVKGLVSVSGYLIGSQQGNKAPLKPKAEQSWWYQYYFATERGVAGYEANTYEFNKLIWETASPTWKFSKYTYDRSAASFKNPDHSKIVTDNYRWRLGLSKGEAQYDELEAKLAKFPPITVPAITLEGDSNGAPHPDPSTYAARFKGRYAHHTISGIGHNLPQEAPQAFANAIVEVAGWIDQ; from the coding sequence ATGAAGACACAGATCATATTTAAAAGCCTCTTACTTATTGCACTCCAACTTTATGGAATTGCGTCAGTGCATGCTCAATCATCAATTGAACCAGTAAGCACGGCGGGCAACCGGGGCGAAGAAACTTTTGGCCATATAAAGCAGATTAAAGCCGGCCTGCTGGATGTGGGTTATGTGGAGGCCGGTCCAGCAAATGGCCAGCCCGTCCTGCTCATACATGGTTGGCCGTATGATATTTACAGTTATCAGGAAGTGTCGGGAATTCTGGCCGCAAAGGGATTTCGGGTTTTGATCCCTTACCTGAGAGGTTTCGGAACTACGACATTCCTTTCTGAGGAGACACCCCGAAACGGTCAGCAGTCAGCGCTTGCCGTGGATATGATTGCGTTTATGGATGCATTGAAAGTGAAAGGAGCAATTGTGGGTGGCTTCGACTGGGGAGCACGTACTGCCGATATTATGGTTGCATTGTGGCCGGCCAGGGTGAAAGGGCTCGTATCAGTAAGCGGTTATCTGATCGGAAGTCAGCAAGGAAACAAGGCACCCTTAAAACCCAAAGCCGAGCAATCGTGGTGGTATCAATATTACTTTGCTACCGAACGTGGCGTTGCCGGCTATGAAGCCAATACTTACGAATTCAATAAACTGATCTGGGAAACCGCTTCGCCGACCTGGAAATTCAGTAAGTATACTTATGACCGTTCTGCAGCTTCCTTTAAAAATCCGGATCACAGCAAGATCGTCACAGACAATTACCGATGGCGGCTGGGCCTTTCGAAAGGCGAAGCTCAATATGACGAACTGGAAGCGAAGCTGGCAAAATTTCCGCCGATCACGGTACCGGCTATTACCCTGGAAGGCGATTCAAATGGCGCGCCACATCCTGATCCCAGCACTTACGCGGCCCGTTTCAAAGGCAGATACGCACATCATACCATCAGCGGCATCGGCCATAATTTACCGCAGGAGGCTCCGCAAGCATTTGCCAATGCAATTGTGGAAGTGGCAGGATGGATTGATCAATAA
- a CDS encoding organic hydroperoxide resistance protein: MENQIVFAAKAAAPVNKVLYTGKVHVTGGREGAAKSSDGRLDINLSSPGTSGQGTNPEQLFAAGWSACFLGAMQINASTFKIKLPAETSVDTEVDLATGEAGYALQARLQVNLPGLSPDDAAKVVQAAHQTCPYSKATKGNMNVEITVAI; the protein is encoded by the coding sequence ATGGAAAATCAAATCGTTTTTGCAGCCAAAGCCGCTGCACCAGTCAATAAAGTTTTATACACCGGAAAAGTACACGTGACCGGCGGCCGTGAAGGTGCAGCAAAAAGCTCAGATGGACGTCTGGACATTAATCTTTCCTCACCAGGCACTTCGGGGCAGGGTACTAACCCCGAACAATTATTTGCCGCAGGCTGGTCCGCCTGTTTTCTGGGAGCTATGCAAATCAATGCATCAACTTTTAAAATCAAGCTTCCTGCGGAAACGTCGGTGGACACGGAAGTAGACCTGGCGACCGGCGAGGCAGGTTACGCATTGCAGGCAAGATTGCAGGTCAATCTTCCAGGTCTGTCGCCAGATGACGCGGCTAAGGTTGTACAGGCCGCGCATCAGACCTGTCCGTATTCGAAGGCGACCAAAGGGAACATGAATGTGGAGATCACGGTCGCGATTTAA
- a CDS encoding SDR family oxidoreductase, translated as METLIGKKALVTGGNSGIGYAAAKELKAQGADVIITGRRENVIREAATELGVTGLVSDQGQVADIETLVKQVSEQFGKLDILFINAGVLGGAAIETATELDFDYVIDVNFKGAYFTLSRFIPILNDGASVVFLSSNVASMNGANSSMYTSSKAALNAVMKIAAIELAPRKIRVNAISPGPTQTEILNKMGLDPAARLALDDWMIERIPLKRIGSADDVAKMVTYFSGDASSFITGAEIVMDGGMSL; from the coding sequence ATGGAAACATTAATAGGAAAAAAAGCCCTGGTAACAGGCGGAAATAGCGGCATCGGTTATGCAGCTGCAAAAGAATTGAAAGCGCAGGGAGCGGATGTGATCATTACAGGCCGGCGCGAAAATGTAATCCGGGAGGCAGCAACTGAGCTTGGCGTGACCGGTTTGGTAAGTGATCAGGGACAGGTAGCTGACATTGAAACGCTGGTAAAGCAGGTGAGTGAGCAGTTTGGCAAGCTGGATATTTTGTTCATCAATGCAGGCGTTTTAGGCGGCGCCGCGATTGAAACAGCGACAGAGCTTGATTTCGATTATGTGATTGATGTGAATTTCAAAGGTGCCTATTTTACACTCAGCAGATTCATTCCCATTCTGAACGATGGTGCTTCGGTCGTGTTTTTGTCGTCGAATGTTGCGAGTATGAACGGAGCCAATTCGTCGATGTACACTTCCAGTAAAGCAGCCTTGAATGCAGTCATGAAAATTGCGGCGATTGAACTGGCACCGCGGAAGATCCGGGTAAATGCGATCAGTCCCGGGCCCACGCAAACTGAAATTTTGAACAAAATGGGCTTGGATCCGGCAGCCCGACTGGCGTTGGACGACTGGATGATTGAACGTATCCCACTGAAAAGAATCGGAAGTGCGGATGATGTTGCTAAAATGGTAACCTATTTCTCGGGAGACGCTTCGAGCTTCATTACAGGTGCAGAAATCGTAATGGATGGCGGAATGAGTCTTTGA